Proteins from one Nakamurella multipartita DSM 44233 genomic window:
- a CDS encoding PP2C family protein-serine/threonine phosphatase, whose product MTHQLAYAARTDRGLVRASNQDAVFAGNTLLVVADGMGGHAAGDMASRLVVNAFVPLDARDPGGDLLRALAKATREGNRSISAVVHDNPELDGMGTTVTALLFDGGRLAMAHVGDSRAYLYRDGILHQLTHDDTFVQSLIDDGRITQEEASHHPQRSLLLRALNGTEVDPALTIREVSVGDRYLICSDGLSGVVSAEAIAEALADPDPGAAADALVQFALAGGGPDNVTVIVADVMDTGLGDGPTALAAPPLDPDATGPIGALPSIRMTAEMPRIPLPGIPEEAAAPAEFMPPDEDITAPIATSGPDPDSPPARRRRRRTTLVLVAVIVVLGVAGLIGSILWVRTQYFVGESAGQVVVYRGVDGSVLGFGLSSVQEGSCQPGLNGCAPLMVEDLVPAARDQVVAGIQAGSLDDARAVIARLAGQMLPICPTVTEPSTTPTAAPTAIPTLTTTPTTVTPLVPGASAAPPSTPANPTASPAPSGVSTDTGTALSTTTGTATSGTPLSTRALEPGVTCRVPK is encoded by the coding sequence ATGACCCATCAACTGGCCTACGCCGCCCGTACCGACCGCGGCCTGGTCCGCGCGAGCAATCAGGACGCGGTCTTCGCCGGCAACACCCTGCTGGTGGTGGCCGACGGCATGGGCGGCCACGCGGCCGGCGACATGGCCTCCCGGCTAGTGGTGAACGCCTTCGTGCCGCTGGACGCGCGCGATCCCGGCGGCGACCTGCTGCGCGCGCTGGCCAAGGCGACCCGCGAGGGCAACCGGTCGATCTCCGCGGTGGTGCACGACAACCCCGAGCTGGACGGCATGGGGACCACCGTCACCGCCCTGCTGTTCGACGGCGGCCGGCTGGCCATGGCGCACGTCGGCGACTCCCGGGCCTACCTGTACCGCGACGGCATCCTGCACCAACTCACGCACGACGACACCTTCGTCCAGTCGCTGATCGACGACGGCCGGATCACCCAGGAAGAGGCGAGCCACCATCCGCAGCGTTCGTTGCTGCTGCGCGCCCTCAACGGGACGGAGGTCGACCCGGCCCTGACCATTCGTGAGGTCAGCGTCGGTGATCGGTACCTGATCTGCTCGGACGGGCTGTCCGGGGTGGTCTCCGCCGAGGCGATCGCCGAGGCCCTGGCCGACCCGGACCCGGGGGCGGCCGCCGATGCGCTGGTGCAGTTCGCGCTGGCCGGCGGCGGCCCGGACAACGTGACGGTGATCGTCGCCGACGTCATGGACACCGGCCTGGGTGACGGCCCGACGGCGCTGGCCGCGCCCCCGCTCGACCCCGACGCCACCGGACCGATCGGCGCACTGCCCTCCATCCGGATGACGGCCGAGATGCCGCGGATCCCGCTGCCCGGCATACCCGAAGAGGCCGCCGCGCCGGCCGAGTTCATGCCGCCGGACGAGGACATCACCGCCCCGATCGCGACCAGCGGCCCCGACCCGGACAGCCCACCGGCCCGGCGTCGACGGCGCCGGACCACCCTGGTCCTGGTCGCGGTCATCGTCGTGCTGGGGGTCGCCGGCCTGATCGGCTCGATCCTGTGGGTGCGCACCCAATACTTCGTCGGCGAGAGCGCCGGTCAGGTGGTCGTCTACCGCGGGGTGGATGGCTCCGTGCTGGGCTTCGGGCTCTCCAGCGTGCAAGAGGGCTCCTGCCAGCCCGGGCTCAACGGCTGCGCCCCGCTGATGGTCGAAGATCTCGTCCCGGCCGCCCGGGATCAGGTGGTAGCCGGCATCCAGGCCGGCAGCCTGGACGACGCCCGCGCGGTCATCGCCCGGCTGGCCGGCCAGATGCTGCCCATCTGCCCCACCGTGACCGAGCCGAGCACCACCCCCACCGCAGCCCCGACCGCCATCCCGACCCTGACCACGACGCCGACGACCGTCACCCCGCTCGTGCCCGGAGCCAGCGCGGCGCCGCCGTCGACCCCGGCCAACCCGACCGCCTCGCCCGCGCCCAGCGGGGTGAGCACAGACACCGGGACGGCCTTGTCGACCACCACCGGGACGGCGACGAGCGGGACACCGCTGTCCACCAGGGCCTTGGAGCCCGGCGTGACCTGCCGGGTGCCCAAGTGA
- a CDS encoding DUF3662 and FHA domain-containing protein: MGVIQTFERKLQGAVGNTFARLFGGKVQPAEVADALQREAADHVQHQGAVAVAPNHYKVSLGPTDQQGLSSADESVATALSDMIREYLNQQGWQTFGDISVTLEQSQALHTGQFRISSFVDPDVGRRSSQARAGVGRMSQQPGDYGRDSQGRSPDQGDRREPDGRSYPGSPNQYGQQPGYGPDQGQANPGYPPQPYDAPGYGQRGWDPQSQQWEQQYGQQPPPGYPQQNGPQQNAPQYPSGPGGWDQGGGYQQPGYPQGYPPPDYQQGYGQPGYQNYPQQPAQPNWGQNYGVPAAGPQEITATLSVDDGSGRSYQLQRGSNVIGRGQDASFRLADTSVSRRHVDIYFDGQSAVLHDLGSTNGTTVNGSSVQTWQLADGDVIHIGHSTVVFSSRY, translated from the coding sequence ATGGGCGTCATCCAGACCTTCGAGCGCAAGCTCCAAGGCGCCGTCGGCAACACCTTCGCGCGCCTGTTCGGCGGCAAGGTCCAGCCGGCCGAGGTCGCCGACGCCCTCCAGCGGGAGGCCGCCGACCACGTCCAGCACCAGGGGGCCGTCGCGGTCGCGCCCAATCACTACAAGGTCTCACTCGGACCGACCGATCAGCAGGGCCTGAGTTCAGCCGACGAGAGTGTCGCCACTGCACTGTCGGACATGATCCGGGAGTATCTCAACCAGCAGGGATGGCAGACGTTCGGCGACATCTCGGTGACGCTGGAACAGTCCCAGGCCCTGCACACCGGGCAGTTCCGCATCAGCTCGTTCGTCGATCCTGATGTCGGTCGACGTTCATCGCAGGCAAGGGCAGGAGTGGGGCGCATGAGTCAGCAGCCAGGCGATTACGGGCGCGATTCGCAGGGACGGTCCCCGGACCAGGGCGACCGGCGCGAACCGGACGGCCGGTCCTACCCGGGCAGCCCGAATCAGTACGGCCAGCAGCCCGGTTACGGTCCGGACCAGGGCCAGGCCAACCCCGGTTACCCGCCCCAGCCCTATGACGCACCCGGCTACGGCCAGCGCGGCTGGGACCCGCAGAGCCAGCAGTGGGAGCAGCAGTACGGCCAGCAGCCGCCGCCCGGCTACCCCCAGCAGAACGGCCCCCAGCAGAACGCCCCGCAGTACCCGTCCGGACCGGGCGGCTGGGACCAGGGCGGCGGCTACCAGCAGCCCGGCTACCCGCAGGGCTACCCGCCGCCGGACTACCAGCAGGGCTACGGCCAGCCCGGATACCAGAACTACCCGCAGCAGCCGGCCCAGCCGAACTGGGGACAGAACTACGGGGTGCCCGCCGCCGGACCGCAGGAGATCACCGCCACCCTGTCCGTCGACGACGGCTCCGGCCGCAGCTATCAGCTGCAGCGCGGGTCCAACGTCATCGGCCGCGGTCAGGACGCCTCGTTCCGGCTGGCCGACACCTCGGTGTCGCGCCGGCACGTGGACATCTACTTCGACGGGCAGTCCGCGGTGCTGCACGACCTGGGCTCGACCAACGGCACGACCGTCAACGGTTCCTCGGTCCAGACCTGGCAACTGGCGGACGGCGACGTGATCCACATCGGTCACTCCACGGTCGTCTTCTCGAGCCGGTACTGA
- a CDS encoding pyridoxal phosphate-dependent decarboxylase family protein, with protein MLGVYSSVIAPSIISADSPRFLGFIPAAPTKASLLFDMVVSSASIQGISWLEASGAIAAENSALRVIADEAGMPAGAGGCFVSGGSAGNLSALAVARETGKHRLGDALAGRRPRVVVGEDAHSSIVNTLRLLEMDALVVRTPDHRLTGPTVRAAIAADPDPSDVVAVVATSGTTNAGIVDDLAGVGAIAREHDWWFHVDGAYGGSGIFAHSLKPKYAGLELADSFILDPHKWLFAPFDCCALLYRQPALAKATHTQDASYLDVIHTDDPAGEWNPTDYAYHLTRRARGLPLWFSLAVHGIDAYRSAIEVAVDLARQTAELIAATPHLELIREPDLGVVLFRRVGWSPADYDEWATTLHRDGIAFIPPSKWEGETVGRFAFLHPHTPMELVRQILDRTA; from the coding sequence GTGCTCGGCGTCTACTCGTCGGTGATCGCGCCGAGCATCATCTCGGCCGACAGCCCCCGGTTCCTCGGTTTCATCCCGGCCGCGCCGACCAAGGCGAGCCTGCTGTTCGACATGGTCGTGTCCTCCGCCTCGATCCAGGGCATCTCCTGGCTGGAGGCCTCCGGGGCGATCGCGGCCGAGAACAGCGCGCTGCGGGTCATCGCCGACGAGGCCGGCATGCCGGCCGGGGCGGGCGGCTGCTTCGTCTCCGGCGGTTCGGCCGGGAATCTGTCCGCGCTGGCCGTGGCCCGGGAGACCGGCAAGCATCGGCTGGGCGACGCCCTGGCCGGACGCCGGCCGCGGGTGGTGGTCGGCGAGGACGCGCACTCCTCGATCGTGAACACCCTGCGCCTGCTGGAGATGGATGCGCTCGTGGTGCGCACGCCTGACCACCGGTTGACCGGCCCGACCGTGCGGGCGGCGATCGCGGCCGATCCCGACCCGAGCGATGTCGTCGCCGTCGTCGCCACCAGCGGCACCACCAACGCCGGGATCGTCGACGACCTGGCCGGCGTCGGCGCCATCGCTCGCGAGCACGACTGGTGGTTCCACGTGGACGGCGCCTACGGCGGCTCCGGGATCTTCGCCCACTCGCTCAAGCCCAAGTACGCGGGTCTGGAGCTGGCCGATTCGTTCATCCTGGACCCGCACAAGTGGCTGTTCGCACCGTTCGACTGCTGCGCCCTGCTCTACCGGCAGCCGGCGCTGGCCAAGGCCACGCACACCCAGGACGCGTCCTACCTGGACGTCATCCACACCGACGACCCGGCCGGCGAGTGGAACCCGACCGACTACGCCTACCACCTGACGCGGCGGGCCCGCGGGCTGCCGCTGTGGTTCTCGCTGGCCGTGCACGGCATCGACGCCTACCGGTCGGCGATCGAGGTCGCGGTCGACCTGGCTCGGCAGACCGCCGAGCTGATCGCCGCCACCCCGCACCTGGAGCTCATCCGGGAACCCGACCTGGGCGTCGTGCTGTTCCGCCGGGTCGGCTGGAGCCCGGCCGACTACGACGAGTGGGCCACCACCCTGCACCGCGACGGCATCGCGTTCATCCCGCCGAGCAAGTGGGAGGGCGAGACGGTCGGCCGGTTCGCCTTCCTGCACCCGCACACCCCGATGGAACTGGTCCGGCAGATCCTCGACCGCACCGCCTGA
- a CDS encoding YigZ family protein: protein MRTIRRAGTHELQIQRSRFICALSPAESAEQATAFIEQVRSTHWSATHHCTAFRTGAHGEQQRSNDDGEPAGTAGVPMLQVLTAREITNTVAVVTRYFGGVKLGAGGLVRAYGRSVSEALDAIGVFDLVPHTELTVTVEHAAAGRLEHGLRSAGAEITGIDYAARVTVHLLVPTAGRAALGRWLAQFSGGSADLVEGSQSLRAVPPARPDLA from the coding sequence ATGCGGACGATCCGCCGGGCCGGCACCCACGAGCTGCAGATCCAGCGCTCGCGTTTTATCTGTGCCCTGAGCCCGGCCGAGAGCGCCGAGCAGGCCACCGCCTTCATCGAGCAGGTGCGGTCCACACACTGGTCGGCCACTCACCACTGCACCGCCTTCCGCACGGGAGCGCACGGCGAGCAGCAGCGCTCCAACGACGACGGCGAGCCCGCCGGCACCGCCGGGGTGCCCATGCTGCAGGTGCTGACCGCCCGCGAGATCACCAACACGGTGGCTGTGGTCACCCGGTACTTCGGCGGCGTCAAGCTGGGCGCCGGTGGCCTGGTCCGGGCCTACGGCCGCAGCGTGAGCGAGGCCCTGGACGCGATCGGCGTCTTTGATCTGGTCCCGCACACCGAGCTGACGGTCACGGTCGAGCACGCCGCGGCCGGGCGGCTCGAGCACGGCCTGCGCTCGGCCGGCGCCGAGATCACCGGCATCGACTACGCCGCGCGGGTCACCGTCCACCTGCTGGTGCCGACCGCCGGCCGGGCCGCGTTGGGCCGCTGGTTGGCCCAGTTCAGCGGGGGCTCGGCCGACCTGGTCGAGGGATCGCAGAGCCTGCGGGCCGTGCCGCCGGCCCGACCGGATCTCGCCTGA
- a CDS encoding FHA domain-containing protein FhaB/FipA, with the protein MPALILQLTRIGFLVLLCLFVLAAIRVIRTDLRYAGEPRTDGGRRRGGQAAVAQVPQGRLQPSTLVVTAGSLAGTRLRLGPGPILIGRAEDSTLVLDDDYASSRHARLTQQGQEYYLEDLGSTNGTYLDRVRVTTPTPVPVGVPIRIGRTVIELRP; encoded by the coding sequence GTGCCCGCACTCATCCTCCAGCTGACCAGGATCGGCTTCCTGGTCCTGCTCTGCCTGTTCGTGCTGGCCGCGATCCGGGTGATCCGGACCGATCTGCGGTACGCCGGGGAACCCCGGACCGACGGCGGGCGGCGCCGCGGCGGGCAGGCGGCCGTGGCGCAGGTGCCGCAGGGCCGGTTGCAGCCGAGCACGCTGGTGGTGACGGCCGGTTCGCTGGCCGGCACCCGGCTACGGCTGGGCCCGGGGCCCATCCTGATCGGCCGGGCCGAGGATTCCACCCTGGTGCTGGACGACGACTACGCCTCCTCGCGGCACGCGCGGCTGACCCAGCAGGGGCAGGAGTACTACCTGGAGGACCTCGGATCGACCAACGGCACCTATCTCGACCGGGTCCGGGTGACCACACCGACCCCGGTTCCGGTGGGCGTGCCCATCCGGATCGGCCGTACCGTGATCGAGTTACGACCATGA
- a CDS encoding FtsW/RodA/SpoVE family cell cycle protein: MSRRPDATAGARPIRTGRTAEFWMLVFAAVVVTSALVIVELNQSRTLSWSLAYYGGGYLLALAVAHLLIRRYAPYADPLLLPIVALLNGIGLVMIYRLDLAREISAINRGEEVPTPQASLQLVWTAVALVFFLVVLLVVRDHTVLQSYAYTLALVGVVFLIIPALLPSSLSEVNGAKIWIRVPGLFSIQPAEFAKIALIIFAAAFLVSKRTVLSTAGKKVFGLVLPRGRDLGPLLVALLLVLGVLVLGKDLGSALLIFGTFLAMIYVATGRVSWLIIGVLGFSAGAYLAYRMFSHVRVRVDIWLDPFADPLGNGYQLVQSLFGLGTGGIFGTGLGAGRPDIVPFASTDFIMAALGEELGLVGVTAILLCYLILTARGIRTGLAAKDGFGTLLAGGLSFSLALQMFIVVGGVTRLIPLTGLTTPFLSYGGSSLLSNYVILALLVRISDSSRRPPEPVRPAPTPEVPLDEAHTQMVPAVPAAQRAGGRS, from the coding sequence GTGAGTCGGCGTCCGGACGCAACGGCGGGCGCCCGGCCGATCCGGACCGGGCGCACCGCCGAGTTCTGGATGCTCGTGTTCGCCGCGGTGGTGGTCACCTCGGCGCTGGTCATCGTCGAGCTCAACCAGAGCCGCACCCTGAGCTGGAGCCTGGCCTACTACGGCGGCGGGTACCTGCTCGCCCTGGCCGTCGCCCACCTGCTGATCCGCCGCTACGCGCCCTACGCCGACCCGCTGCTGCTGCCGATCGTCGCCCTGCTCAACGGCATCGGGCTGGTCATGATCTACCGGTTGGACCTGGCCCGGGAGATCAGCGCGATCAACCGCGGCGAGGAGGTGCCGACCCCGCAGGCCTCGCTGCAACTGGTGTGGACCGCGGTCGCGCTGGTGTTCTTCCTCGTCGTGCTGCTGGTGGTGCGCGACCACACCGTGTTGCAGTCCTACGCGTACACGCTGGCCCTGGTCGGTGTGGTGTTCCTGATCATTCCCGCGCTCCTGCCGTCCAGCCTGTCCGAGGTGAACGGGGCCAAGATCTGGATCCGTGTCCCCGGGCTGTTCTCGATCCAACCGGCCGAGTTCGCCAAGATCGCCCTGATCATCTTCGCGGCGGCCTTCCTGGTCTCCAAGCGCACCGTGCTCTCCACCGCCGGCAAGAAGGTGTTCGGCCTGGTCCTGCCCCGGGGCCGAGACCTCGGGCCGCTGCTGGTCGCGCTGCTGCTGGTGCTCGGCGTCCTGGTCCTGGGCAAGGACCTGGGCAGCGCACTGCTGATCTTCGGCACCTTCCTGGCCATGATCTACGTGGCCACCGGCCGGGTGTCCTGGCTGATCATCGGCGTGCTCGGCTTCTCCGCCGGGGCCTACCTGGCCTACCGGATGTTCAGTCACGTCCGGGTCCGGGTGGACATCTGGCTCGACCCGTTCGCCGACCCGTTGGGCAACGGCTACCAGTTGGTGCAGTCGCTGTTCGGTCTGGGCACCGGCGGCATCTTCGGCACCGGTCTGGGCGCCGGCCGTCCGGACATCGTGCCGTTCGCCTCGACCGACTTCATCATGGCCGCGCTGGGCGAGGAGCTCGGTCTGGTCGGCGTCACCGCCATCCTGCTGTGCTACCTGATCCTGACCGCGCGGGGCATCCGCACCGGGCTGGCGGCCAAGGACGGCTTCGGCACCCTGCTGGCCGGCGGGCTGTCGTTCTCGTTGGCCCTGCAGATGTTCATCGTGGTCGGCGGCGTCACCCGGCTCATCCCGCTGACCGGACTGACCACCCCGTTCCTGTCCTACGGTGGTTCCTCGCTGCTCTCCAACTACGTGATCCTGGCCCTGCTGGTGCGCATCTCCGACTCGTCGCGGCGTCCGCCGGAGCCGGTGCGGCCCGCGCCCACCCCCGAGGTCCCCCTGGACGAGGCGCACACCCAGATGGTGCCCGCCGTCCCGGCGGCCCAGCGCGCGGGCGGACGGTCGTGA